A window from Roseburia sp. 499 encodes these proteins:
- a CDS encoding DUF6061 family protein, with protein sequence MGFVVGIVAYVLYAVDYPHIPKTTHYFNKERTTTMKIYFAYYNQYKNGIDIAFADNTLLFLSCAEAEKNLHTTPNSQRLIDNLAIDNPLMYAALALDCELQAWADAMDEDWCQ encoded by the coding sequence ATGGGATTTGTGGTTGGAATTGTTGCATATGTGTTGTATGCGGTTGACTACCCACACATTCCCAAAACTACTCATTACTTTAACAAAGAAAGGACTACTACTATGAAAATATATTTTGCTTACTACAACCAATACAAGAACGGAATTGATATTGCTTTTGCTGATAATACACTTCTATTCTTATCCTGTGCTGAAGCTGAAAAGAATCTGCATACTACACCTAACTCTCAAAGGCTTATTGATAACCTTGCAATTGATAATCCGCTTATGTATGCTGCACTTGCTCTTGATTGCGAGTTGCAAGCTTGGGCTGATGCTATGGATGAGGATTGGTGTCAGTAA
- a CDS encoding DUF4160 domain-containing protein: MPEISLFYGIRVTMYYDDYNPPHFHAEYNGNKAIIEIDTARCIKGALPSRQLKLILAWCVLHQDELMQNWELSKDGKPLNRINPLV, encoded by the coding sequence ATGCCGGAAATATCATTATTTTATGGAATACGAGTTACTATGTATTATGATGATTATAATCCACCGCATTTTCATGCAGAGTATAATGGGAATAAAGCAATTATTGAAATTGATACAGCCAGATGCATTAAAGGTGCTTTGCCATCAAGACAATTAAAGTTGATTTTAGCGTGGTGTGTTCTACATCAAGATGAGTTGATGCAGAATTGGGAATTATCAAAAGATGGAAAACCGTTAAATAGAATTAATCCACTTGTATAG
- a CDS encoding DUF2442 domain-containing protein translates to MFPKVVQVIPMKDYSVFVYFEDGKIVCYDMKKMLDKEVFKPLKDISVFVDACTVMNDTLAWDISGNRDAGRCIDIDPDTLYELPYCKEQIA, encoded by the coding sequence ATGTTTCCAAAGGTAGTTCAAGTAATACCAATGAAAGACTATTCAGTATTTGTGTACTTTGAGGATGGGAAAATAGTATGTTATGATATGAAAAAAATGTTAGATAAAGAAGTTTTCAAACCGTTGAAAGACATTTCAGTATTTGTTGATGCATGTACGGTTATGAATGATACGTTAGCTTGGGATATAAGTGGAAATAGAGATGCTGGTCGATGCATTGATATTGATCCTGATACGTTGTATGAATTGCCTTACTGCAAGGAACAAATAGCTTAG
- a CDS encoding NUDIX domain-containing protein, giving the protein MYDCGFTKGNNWFRYRTGAFIIKDNKILFVKSKIGGYYYVLGGGVHLGETSEKCIEREVFEETGIKAQVERLAVVCENFFKGIGGTIDGLDCHTMEFYYIMKMQEDNVNTGDGMTDDGEVLVWLPIEEIPNNEIKPSFIKDYIDEIITGENVLHIIWEKDR; this is encoded by the coding sequence ATGTACGATTGTGGATTTACAAAAGGGAATAATTGGTTTAGATATCGAACAGGTGCTTTTATTATTAAGGATAATAAAATTCTTTTTGTAAAAAGTAAAATTGGTGGATACTATTATGTGCTTGGTGGTGGTGTGCATTTAGGTGAAACATCTGAGAAATGTATTGAACGAGAAGTTTTTGAAGAAACGGGAATAAAGGCACAAGTAGAGCGTCTTGCGGTTGTATGTGAAAATTTCTTTAAAGGAATTGGAGGTACGATAGACGGTTTAGATTGTCATACAATGGAATTCTATTACATTATGAAAATGCAAGAAGATAATGTAAATACGGGAGATGGTATGACTGATGACGGCGAGGTATTAGTATGGTTGCCTATTGAAGAAATTCCGAACAATGAAATAAAACCATCATTTATAAAGGATTATATAGATGAAATTATTACTGGAGAAAATGTATTACATATCATATGGGAAAAAGATAGATAG
- a CDS encoding IS1380 family transposase translates to MRWIFMKKLVIEFSNERLITPSGLSLVGQMLGKSSFIKKCNNMKVDGKRSQSQIKNGDILLSYIGLLCQGKTSYDAINEMSDDPEYYKLALGITRAIPSAETLRQRMDDIGSSLREEILNANVAMFHTFHVQPSALESGLVPLDLDVTPMDNSKTHKEGVAHTYKGFDGYAPMMAYIGTEGFLANTELREGSQHCQCNTPAFLKQTLRLGHQLTDKQLLVRMDAGNDAAENLGILIEDGSWFIVKRNLRRGESKEDWIAKVKECCKDIRNPRDGKTVYIGSSWKDVAYTDSEGESKTITMRIVYEVIERTTDKNGQFLLVPDIECNTIWTNLGWSDDDIINGYHAHGECEQFHSEIKTDMDVERLPSGKFDTNELVLELTVLAYNILRLIGQESLKSRRAPKTKHPVKRRRIRTVIGNLIQIAGHVTTHGRRIVLAIGCSNVWRHAFMDVYKRFALA, encoded by the coding sequence ATGAGGTGGATATTTATGAAAAAACTCGTAATCGAATTTTCCAATGAAAGACTAATTACTCCCAGCGGATTATCTCTTGTGGGACAGATGCTTGGCAAAAGCAGCTTCATTAAAAAGTGCAATAACATGAAGGTTGATGGCAAACGTTCCCAGAGCCAAATCAAAAACGGAGATATTCTTCTTTCTTATATCGGACTTCTTTGTCAGGGCAAGACTTCTTATGATGCTATCAATGAGATGTCTGATGATCCTGAGTATTACAAGCTTGCTCTTGGTATCACAAGGGCGATTCCATCTGCTGAGACCTTACGTCAGCGTATGGATGATATAGGGTCTTCATTGAGGGAAGAAATCCTAAATGCAAATGTTGCCATGTTTCATACCTTCCATGTTCAGCCTTCCGCATTAGAATCCGGGTTAGTTCCTTTGGATCTTGACGTCACTCCTATGGATAATTCAAAAACACATAAGGAAGGAGTTGCACACACATACAAAGGATTTGATGGTTATGCACCAATGATGGCATACATTGGCACAGAAGGCTTTCTTGCAAATACGGAGCTACGGGAAGGAAGTCAGCATTGCCAGTGCAATACACCCGCATTTTTAAAGCAGACACTTCGGCTTGGACATCAACTGACAGACAAGCAACTGTTGGTTCGTATGGACGCAGGGAATGATGCTGCTGAAAACTTAGGCATTCTAATCGAAGACGGTTCCTGGTTTATTGTAAAAAGAAATCTTCGAAGAGGTGAATCCAAAGAAGATTGGATTGCCAAAGTAAAGGAATGCTGTAAGGACATCCGTAATCCTCGTGATGGAAAAACTGTTTACATAGGTTCTTCGTGGAAAGATGTAGCGTATACAGATTCCGAAGGAGAATCAAAAACCATTACCATGCGCATTGTATATGAGGTGATTGAACGAACAACCGATAAAAACGGACAGTTCCTTCTGGTTCCGGATATCGAGTGCAATACGATATGGACCAATCTCGGCTGGAGCGATGATGATATCATAAATGGCTATCATGCTCACGGCGAATGCGAACAGTTTCACAGTGAAATCAAGACGGATATGGATGTTGAAAGACTTCCATCCGGCAAATTTGATACAAATGAGCTGGTCCTTGAATTAACTGTGCTTGCGTATAATATTTTGCGATTAATAGGTCAGGAGTCGTTAAAAAGCAGGCGAGCTCCTAAAACAAAACACCCTGTTAAAAGAAGACGTATCAGAACCGTGATAGGGAATCTGATTCAAATCGCCGGACATGTAACAACTCATGGACGACGGATTGTCTTGGCAATTGGTTGCAGTAATGTATGGCGTCATGCATTTATGGATGTTTATAAGCGTTTTGCTCTGGCCTAA
- a CDS encoding zeta toxin family protein — MTKKKEWHISNMQMVKENMQSKKPMIPVLAGPNGSGKRTITTFFDKVGKYTNADDIVAATGMDNMEAAILVDKMRYESIDKKEDFTFETVLSSQYKLNILRKAKEEGYFIKCVFVLTIDPKINITRIESRVASGGHSVESSKVIERFYKSINNIKELLEICDIMHVYDNTETPKRIIRKHKDDISIYPNEYWGEKDILELF; from the coding sequence ATGACAAAGAAAAAAGAGTGGCATATATCGAATATGCAAATGGTGAAAGAAAATATGCAAAGTAAAAAGCCAATGATTCCTGTGTTAGCTGGTCCGAATGGTTCGGGTAAAAGAACAATTACAACGTTTTTTGACAAAGTTGGTAAATACACGAATGCGGATGATATTGTTGCAGCAACTGGAATGGATAACATGGAAGCAGCCATATTAGTAGATAAAATGAGATATGAGTCTATTGATAAAAAAGAAGATTTTACTTTTGAAACGGTATTATCATCTCAGTACAAATTAAACATATTAAGAAAGGCAAAGGAAGAAGGCTATTTTATTAAGTGTGTATTTGTATTAACTATTGACCCTAAAATCAATATCACTAGAATAGAATCACGAGTGGCATCGGGCGGTCATAGTGTTGAAAGTTCAAAAGTGATTGAAAGATTTTACAAATCAATCAATAATATTAAAGAACTGCTCGAAATATGTGATATTATGCATGTTTATGATAATACAGAAACGCCTAAAAGAATTATTCGTAAGCATAAAGATGATATATCGATTTATCCAAATGAGTATTGGGGAGAAAAGGATATATTAGAACTATTTTAA
- a CDS encoding DUF4160 domain-containing protein: MPEISLFYGIRVTMYYDDYNPPHFHAEYNGNKAIIEIDTARCIKGALPSRQLKLILAWCVLHQDELMQNWELSKDGKPLNRINPLV, encoded by the coding sequence TTGCCAGAAATATCATTATTTTATGGAATTCGAGTTACTATGTATTATGATGATTATAATCCACCTCATTTCCATGCAGAGTACAATGGAAATAAAGCAATTATTGAAATTGATACGGCTCGATGCATTAAGGGTGCTTTGCCATCAAGACAACTAAAGTTGATTTTAGCGTGGTGTGTTCTGCATCAAGATGAGTTGATGCAGAATTGGGAATTATCTAAAGATGGAAAACCGTTAAATAGAATTAATCCACTTGTATAG
- a CDS encoding DUF2442 domain-containing protein, with amino-acid sequence MFPKVVQVIPMKDYSVFVYFEDGKIVCYDMKNMLDKEVFKPLKDISVFVDACTVMNDTLAWDISGNRDASRCIDIDPDTLYELPYCKERIA; translated from the coding sequence ATGTTTCCGAAAGTGGTTCAAGTAATACCAATGAAAGACTATTCAGTATTTGTGTACTTTGAAGATGGAAAAATAGTATGTTATGATATGAAAAACATGTTAGATAAAGAAGTTTTCAAACCATTGAAAGACATTTCTGTATTTGTTGATGCATGTACGGTTATGAATGATACGTTAGCATGGGATATAAGTGGAAATAGAGATGCTAGTCGATGCATTGATATTGATCCTGATACGTTGTATGAATTGCCTTATTGCAAGGAACGAATAGCTTAG